A section of the Triticum dicoccoides isolate Atlit2015 ecotype Zavitan chromosome 7A, WEW_v2.0, whole genome shotgun sequence genome encodes:
- the LOC119333446 gene encoding ubiquitin carboxyl-terminal hydrolase 16-like, protein MAASAPRPAHQTSPGATVPPTSETASLPFAASLPTPLLRSVLPPSPLPSPPPAAGVMVEEKRERAEEASESPQKSPRLDPLAAAGPGCSGVSASPTGWSEWPSSEEAEAATSSDSTVNSMDDSGRCDHILFDLDTVVRDLKVANKVLKEPRKCRRRSCKTTWKGASEDDQGMMKCIDCAYFFCFGWPVDIENPQGHARWHAGEHQHWVAQWCDEPNLGYCFLCARPMRLSDWSEDDYAVAARNEKDQQMPGDSVAKDGWGIMASVAKEGCETGSAENPQKPPPMDLLLLASVAENTQKYPHLDLPVSKAPVLLSESPSTGEAEETSDCTYGIGSCEHLFKDREELDDMVRDIKTAEKPPECEHFPCMTTCTWRGAAAGLMVCTECTSTFCTGENGDMENPQGHARWHATRDYHWVALWYNEPYKGYCFECGHVLKLGQDKLSNDEWATVARNKRDERAMSASNGWDEWGNVAESYTKDLWAIVTGDDASGYANGNGCVIRGLPNLGNTCYMNALLQCLLALGELRTTILGLGARLGRIGLHLKQLFVETSSTNDARRPLDPEMLLKDMRVFNPQFKGSLMQDSQEFLTSLRSALEEETKELNKLHGGAEFHTIGNSIFGGWLRQTLYCISCPTKSVLDLQFDELQLALPSKDCPARSVTLPPMTRSRGSPTKTRKELFEQTDKTDGEKIHTISEGGDSQFPGSEFGDKAMEKTPKPLKVDSTEVEDVAHGRLQTQKNNVPREIIEVPIKVLDFIPNLFDDTERMDESIVDPHSPEGTGPPPLVDIEAKENTYSVELTTEDKGRAQSSDITDDEAVHMNSAASLEDCLTLLCYCPMGWKCDNCSKVVELPRTNGSENGEPMIASTNVNRAVEGDQTELSDGKTCPSERSNDLNSLSVHCTSPNRQTHGSDAHHQVILSEDRISEEITSGMSYDEKNSASCSTTNKKSKSHEVVQEATPSSFPTDKQTDLLSAQDSQDTSDQNQGSGKQVKLDDHSAQQVEENRIEQKHETGGFQIQLIAKLPPVLTIQLKRFTNALSKERGHVSFKEILDAGPFMDPSSQDKGNSSYRLVGVIEHRGHALSIGHYVAYVRAGRKQQSSGSSSWVCASDRGIKEVPLEEVLGCEAYMLFYERMDDRGICGSLPTN, encoded by the exons ATGGCCGCATCAGCTCCTCGCCCAGCCCACCAAACCAGCCCCGGCGCCACCGTCCCCCCGACCAGCGAAACCGCCTCCCTCCCTTTCGCCGCCTCGCTGCCCACGCCGCTGCTCCGCTCGGTCCTCCCTCCGAGTCCTCTTCCCTCGCCGCCACCG GCAGCAGGCGTGATGGTAGAGGAGAAGAGGGAGAGGGCGGAGGAGGCGTCCGAGAGCCCGCAGAAGTCCCCGCGCCTGGACCCGCTGGCTGCGGCTGGTCCTGGATGCAGCGGCGTGTCTGCGTCTCCGACGGGGTGGAGCGAGTGGCCATCATCCGAGGAAGCGGAGGCGGCAACCAGCAGCGACAGTACCGTCAACAGTATGGACGACAGCGGGCGGTGCGACCACATACTTTTCGATCTGGATACGGTGGTACGTGATCTCAAGGTCGCAAACAAGGTCCTCAAGGAGCCTCGGAAGTGCCGGCGTCGTAGTTGCAAGACGACCTGGAAGGGAGCCAGTGAGGACGACCAAGGGATGATGAAGTGCATAGACTGCGCCTATTTTTTCTGCTTTGGGTGGCCGGTGGACATAGAAAATCCGCAGGGACACGCCCGCTGGCATGCCGGCGAGCACCAGCATTGGGTTGCTCAGTGGTGCGATGAACCGAATTTGGGATACTGCTTCTTGTGTGCACGCCCTATGAGGCTCAGTGACTGGAGCGAAGATGACTATGCAGTGGCGGCCAGAAACGAAAAGGATCAGCAAATGCCGGGGGATAGCGTTGCAAAGGATGGCTGGGGAATAATGGCCAGCGTTGCAAAGGAAGGGTGCGAGACGGGGTCTGCTGAGAACCCGCAGAAACCCCCGCCCATGGACCTTCTGTTGCTTGCGTCTGTGGCTGAGAACACTCAGAAATACCCGCACCTGGACCTGCCTGTGTCTAAGGCGCCGGTGTTGTTGAGCGAGTCGCCATCGACGGGGGAAGCGGAGGAGACCAGCGACTGCACATACGGCATCGGGTCATGCGAGCACTTGTTCAAGGACAGGGAGGAGCTGGATGATATGGTGCGTGATATCAAGACCGCCGAGAAACCCCCAGAGTGCGAGCATTTCCCATGCATGACCACCTGCACCTGGAGGGGAGCTGCTGCTGGGTTGATGGTGTGCACGGAGTGCACCTCTACTTTCTGCACCGGGGAGAATGGGGACATGGAAAATCCGCAGGGACACGCCCGCTGGCACGCCACCAGGGACTACCATTGGGTTGCTCTGTGGTACAATGAACCGTATAAGGGCTACTGCTTCGAGTGTGGGCACGTTCTGAAGCTCGGCCAGGACAAGCTGAGCAATGATGAGTGGGCAACTGTGGCCAGAAATAAAAGGGATGAGCGGGCAATGTCGGCCAGCAATGGATGGGATGAGTGGGGAAATGTGGCCGAGAGTTATACAAAGGATCTGTGGGCAATAGTGACCGGGGATGATGCGTCTGGGTACGCTAATGGAAATGGCTGTGTTATCAGAGGGTTGCCAAATCTTGGAAACACATGCTACATGAATGCACTGCTGCAGTGCCTCCTTGCGCTCGGTGAGCTGAGGACAACAATTTTAGGACTGGGTGCTCGGCTGGGGAGAATTGGTCTGCACCTGAAGCAATTGTTTGTGGAGACAAGCAGCACAAATGATGCCAGACGCCCGCTGGATCCAGAGATGCTATTGAAAGATATGCGGGTGTTTAATCCGCAGTTCAAGGGCTCTCTTATGCAGGATAGCCAAGAGTTTCTTACATCTTTGCGCAGTGCTTTGGAAGAGGAGACAAAGGAACTAAACAAATTGCATGGGGGTGCAGAGTTTCATACAATTGGCAATTCCATTTTCGGGGGCTGGTTGCGTCAGACCTTATACTGCATAAGTTGCCCAACTAAATCAGTTTTGGATCTGCAATTCGATGAGCTCCAACTGGCGCTGCCATCAAAGGATTGTCCAGCCAGAAGTGTTACGTTACCACCAATGACCAGAAGCCGTGGATCTCCGACGAAGACTCGCAAGGAACTATTCGAACAAACCGACAAGACTGATGGAGAAAAGATTCATACAATTTCTGAAGGCGGCGATTCTCAGTTTCCTGGTTCAGAATTTGGAGATAAGGCCATGGAGAAAACACCCAAGCCTTTGAAAGTTG ATTCTACTGAAGTGGAGGATGTTGCCCACGGTCGTTTGCAGACTCAGAAAAACAATGTCCCACGAGAGATCATTGAAGTGCCAATAAAAGTTCTTGATTTCATTCCTAACTTGTTTGATGACACTGAACGGATGGATGAATCAATAGTAGATCCTCACAGTCCAGAAGGTACTGGTCCACCTCCACTTGTTGATATAGAAGCCAAGGAGAACACTTACTCAGTAGAACTTACTACAGAAGACAAGGGGAGAGCTCAGAGCAGTGATATTACTGATGATGAGGCAGTACATATGAACTCTGCTGCATCGCTCGAGGACTGCTTGACACTTCTTTGCTATTGTCCGATGGGATGGAAATGTGATAACTGTTCCAAGGTTGTTGAGCTGCCGAGAACAAATGGAAGTGAAAATGGTGAACCGATGATAGCAAGTACCAATGTAAATCGAGCAGTTGAAGGAGACCAGACTGAATTATCAGACGGGAAAACATGCCCAAGTGAACGATCTAATGATTTGAATAGCTTGTCGGTACATTGTACTTCTCCAAATAGACAAACACATGGTTCAGATGCACATCATCAAGTTATTCTTTCTGAAGACAGAATTAGTGAAGAAATCACTTCAGGGATGAGCTATGATGAAAAGAACTCGGCCTCTTGCAGCACTACCAATAAAAAATCTAAAAGTCATGAAGTTGTTCAGGAAGCTACACCTAGTTCCTTTCcaactgataaacagactgacctGCTGAGTGCCCAGGATAGTCAGGATACCAGCGACCAAAATCAAGGCAGTGGGAAGCAGGTAAAGCTGGATGATCATAGTGCGCAACAAGTGGAAGAAAACCGAATTGAGCAGAAACATGAGACTGGTGGTTTTCAAATACAATTGATTGCTAAGCTGCCACCTGTGTTAACCATTCAACTGAAGAGATTCACCAATGCTCTTTCTAAAGAGAGAGGGCATGTGAGCTTTAAGGAGATTCTTGATGCAGGACCGTTCATGGACCCCAG TTCCCAGGACAAAGGTAACTCCAGCTATCGTCTAGTTGGTGTCATTGAGCACCGTGGCCACGCCTTGAGTATAGGGCACTATGTTGCTTATGTGAGGGCAGGTCGCAAGCAGCAGAGCAGTGGTTCTTCCTCATGGGTTTGCGCAAGCGATCGCGGCATCAAGGAAGTCCCCCTGGAAGAAGTTCTCGGGTGCGAGGCGTACATGCTTTTCTATGAGAGGATGGATGACCGAGGCATATGTGGGAGCCTACCCACCAACTAA